A region of the Brienomyrus brachyistius isolate T26 chromosome 10, BBRACH_0.4, whole genome shotgun sequence genome:
AGGGTATGCCGAATTTATACAGACTACTAAATTTTGGGTGTCACAATaatcattaattattattaattcagACGCACTACTAATCTACTTTTCAAGTTGAGGGCACAAGTTAACATCTGTATAGTACTGAACGGCATGTAGACAAACGTTTACGCCCGTCTTCTGAAGCATTGGTGATTATTGCACGTGGACCATGTAATCGTGATGTGATATCGTGTAGCCCCACTGTGCCGCTTTTAGTATTAAGCCATTAGCGGCTGTTTAATAAAGACAGCAACTTCCATTTTAAAAGAGTTGTCGTGTCCATTATTACAATGACTCGTGCACCTGTCACAATATGTTTATTTGCACTTTGCGCCTGGGTCTAGGAGAATCCTCCGCCCTCTAGGACTGTGACGTGACATCAGTCTGTTTGTTGTATCTGGATGATGTTTGAAGTATCCGGCCATCTTATGGGTCACCCTGTTAGGGGCAACAGGACTCGAGTCCTCGTGTTTACAGGGCAGAGTCAGACCCTGTAAGTGGTTcgtgttagcattagcattagcattagcattagcattagcatcggcACTGCCACCCCAGGAAGCCCTGCTGTCCTTCACTTAGGCATGATTAGCCTTTAGCATGCTATTAACGCCAAGCCTGTACAATTTGATTTATCGCTTCCTCTCTCTCACCCGGCTTCACACAGGCTCCCGCCCCCATGCCGTTTCCCATGACGACGCCTCAAGTGCCTGTGTATGGAATGGtgaggatcccccccccccccaacctgtgATGTCACCAGAGTTAACTTCATGGTTTTTAGTTAGTATCACTAAACGTAATGAAAATGACTGAGGTGGGATCCCCCAACTCCCATCCTGGTGGCTTGCTGGCGCCTTTCCTGCCCTGTAAGAGAGGGGGGCTTTAACAAAGCACTCCCTTCACATGCTGGGTCAAGGTGATCCCTGCTGTCAGCGTGCCGCTGCTGACTCTGCTTCCTCTCTGCCTGCAGGTGCCGCCCCAGATGGGCCAGGTGGCTGGGGTCCCCatgctggccccgcagcctcttgTATACAACCAGCCTGTACTCAGACCCACTAACCCTTTTGCCCCCATCCCAGGACCTCAGGTAACCCCCCCTCCTCAGTGCCTCACAACACCATCTGTGCTGGAGAACGGATCAGCCTTGTGATCCTGTTCGCTCTGCCTCTCTCCTGCTTCCCGGCCCTGAGGCTCTCTTCTCTCCACAGATCCAGTTCATGTAGTGctgtcccccccgcccccctcctccGCTGGGTGTGGGGCTGGACGGGAGACGCCAACGGACCAGCGGATGGTGGACGAACAGCAGAACGACACCAAAACCAGGGCAGGGAGAGGGCGGGGCGGCAGCAGAGCAGCCCCAAAGCGTGAGGTGGCCCCACTGACCCCCCCTGACCTCGCTGACCTCGGTCCATGTCTGCTTGTCCGCAGTCCAGCAGACTCGTCCTTTACAGACTTCGTTTTTAcatgagtggggtgggggagggatggGGAGGGTTGACTCTTGTACGAACGTGGTTGCTGGGTTAGGGGAGTAGTTAAGGGTACAGGTCAGTGCTacttgggttttgttttttgttatgTACTTATGTCTGCTTctctcctcgtcctcctgtgaGGACCCCAGGGCGCTCCCCCAGCATCCGGTCACTCGGGCCGCTGGGGGTCTCAGCCTCCAAATGGGGGCCCCAAAATGTGTAAGACCACAGCGTAGCTGCGATTTGCTCCTGTGGCTCAGGATCGCCGTCTGCCTGTTTCTGCTCTTCCATCCCGCCAGCTTGGAGTTTCCACCTTCGTTGATAAATGTTTGTCGGTAACGAGTCGGGAGTACTGGAACTGGTTTTTCTGACCTCTTAGCATTttttgtgtgtgactgtgtttgCGTGCGAGAGACTGAGAGGATACACCTCTGTTGCGATGTCTTGCTGCTGGTCGTCAAGGACTGTGTCAGGGTTTGGATGCCCGTTCAGAGTTGAGGACTTCTGTGACCTCATGTCCCCTAACCCGCCTTTGCTCTTCAAAGccctgtctgtcctgtctgaTGGACTGTTTATTTACTTTCCTTTTTCATTAGAGTAACTCCCAAAGGGCCTCTGTATGTGAATGTGAATTTACTCTCCCATCCTTATCCAATAAGGAAAAGGGGCTTCAGCAAAGAGGCGTGGCTTTCAGAAGTAGGTGGAGCTTTAGGGAATGAAGTTGTCAGGTGCTGCTATTCAACATGAGGAACATGTTCTTGGTAATGTTAGTCATATGAAAATGGAATTTtggtatttttttcttctgcttTTGTCTTGTTCTGGGTGATGCGAACATGCCCATCGAAAATGGATGATCTAAAGCAGAAGATGTTTGTGTGGCTcacagcagggcagtgggtcagcTGAGAGGATTGTCTGTGAGTGTGAAAATGCCCACTTATTTTGTGGTTTGCCAATGAGGAAAGTGAAACCAGTTCCGTCATCGTCCAGCCCGTGGTGCCGTTTCCATTATGTTAAATCTTAATGGATCCCAGACCGACCTATGCAGCCTGGGAGATGGTGGGGTTGGGGGTAGGGAGAGTGAGGGCGGGCCTTGGGGAAGCTCTTGCCTTTTGAGTTGCATGGTCTGTGTTGTGTTGCTGTTTGGATGCCTTTTTAAAATGAAGCATGATGCGTATGTAGTCGCGTTACCTCGTCTAAGTGTGGACTCCTTGTGGTTTACCGACGATATGCTGAACGGATGGCCAAACGTCGCAGCCCAACGTGATGCTCGAGCGCTTTTTGCCTGCTTTCATATAGCTACCTTTCTGACCCATTTGTAGCAAACCGCGTCTGACAGGGTAGCCAGTTCCCGCTCACCGGGTCACACACGACAGTGTCATTCACACCAACAGAACAATATGTATGTTGCTGAGATGTGAGCTGTAGTAGCGTCACACATTGTCTTTGCACAGATGGTCAGTTTCTGTATCCAAATGGATTCTTTTGATGTCTAATTCTGTAGCTCCACCCGTTGGCTACATGGTGTAATGAATCGAATTGTATTCTCGTTATCTTCTGTTACTCATACCAATGCTGAACTTTCCATCCCTATTCTGCTGAGAAGCTTTGGGCCACTGGTTTCTTTCCAGCAGCTGGGCTAGAGATCTCACAGCAGCCCGGAATCTCAGAATGCTCTTCTCCTGGATGCTTTCCTGTCAGATTTGTCGTTGTTATGAttatttttcccctccttgaACTTTTTTGCACGTTTTGGCACCCCCCCCAAAACTAGGTTGAATcgaactgttgcctcacatcgtctgtgtgcctgtctcaTGCAATCCAGTGTTCGAAAACTTGTTTTCTGTGTGTGAGATATATTTTGCTCTTTGTGTGTTAAAGAATGGTACAGGGCCAATGTTCTGTCTCATGCAGTGGGGGAGGGACAGCCCCCCTCAGCCCTGTCCATCTCTGATGCCAAACGAGTCCTCGGCCAGCAGGGAGGCCGGGCCCGTGCCTCATTCCCCTTTTCTACGTCCTTATTTATAAGAGAAGGAATATCAAGGTTTGAATTAGCAGTGACAAgcgtattgcaaaaaaaaaaagaacaaaaaaaatcatgggcttttatttttatgcatatAGATTTCATATTGAGTCACACacagttttgttttttgaacaaaagtaaaataaagTCATTTGCCATTCCTAAATTGCTTCCTGTGTTTCTTTTGTGGCTCCCTGTGACGGTGCCTATCAGTGAAGCAGCAGTTCACTGTGAAGCCTCATGGGAAATTTTTTCTTCTGAGGTGTCATGCCATTCTGGACTGTTTACAGAAGACCTATGGATTTCTGTAGTTCCCCTCATTAGTTCGATGTGAGCTTATTTCTGAGTCCCACTAAAATGTAACAGCCTCCCCTGATGCTTAAGTGTACctgggcctgtgtgtgtgtgtgtgtgtgtgtgtgtgtgtgtgtgtgtgtgtgtgtgtcctgctcgCCTGCAGCTCTTCACGACTGCCTGCGAAGGTGCATGAGGTTTTTCAGGGCTAAATGAAGAACCAGAGGAAAGTGCCACCTCATTCTGTCACCTGGGAAACCAAACCACACGGGCATCTATTTCTGTGACCCCCGCCTCTATAAATTCTCCCTTGGTTTTCCGGACTTGGCTTTCCTTAGCTACGTGGGAGTCTCCCAACTGTCCCAGTCGATCTTCTCTCCCAGTGAGCAGCCCTGTAGGTCAGGAGGATGTCTATGCTGGTgatttttctctctcaccccacccccctccctccacattttaatttgcaattcttgTGCCTTATTGCCACCTGGTGGATACTTCTGAAAGTGCAGCACAAGCATTGGTGTGTAACGTGTATATTACGGGCTACCATTGCCTACTAGTCAACATGATCTTCCGCTTATTTCGCTGTACAAAGAGTATCAGTGGAAGCATGTCACCCATGGTCCATGGATGGCGTTCAGTTAGCAGTCCTAGGTGTGTGTACCTGGGTGGCTCTGGGTCCTCCTTAACCTCCCCACTGTCGCAAGAGTGCATGATcatgctcaccccccccccccccctcccccgcaaggctggctggctggccacTGTAATGTCAGGCCCCTGAGAGGAGTACTGACAGCTGCTCagtgtgacaggggaggggtcaGAGCCAATGGTGCTATTTATATCCACCCCAAAAAGCACCCGTATCGCTCCCCTTCTCTTCCTCTTCCAGCATTCTTCCAGGCACAGTTTGCCCCTTCTGGATTTATCCTCTGCCTTCCCTGACATTCCTTAAGTGgtggaaagttctggaaaaCTGGTGAAGGTGGCACCTGAACGCAGATAAAGAGCGCTGTACCTCTCCAGTTGTGTGAGAGTGACACGAGTCCTGGGTAAGGAGTGAATACTCGAAAGGAGACGTGAAGCTCTGTTGGCTGCTGCCATGACTCTGCTCTGCTACAACAAAGGCTGCGGGGTCCGTTTCGAAGAGCATGAGAACACTGACGGTGAGCTCTCTCTCTGGACGGCGCTTTATAAGACGGTTAACCATGCATTTAATATGATACGCTGATTTGGTGGGGATCCTCAGGCACTGTTCGGCCAGACCTAAAAGTATGTTTGCAAAAGCCTCTTTATAGGTGCTTTTAAAGTTGTTAAAGTGTTTGAGATAAGCCTGTTCTGAGGCATGATTCTGGAAGTTTCCTGGTCTTTACCCACGCATGCAAGCTGTGTGATAGGTAAGCAGTTAGTGCTCTAAGATCTTTTGTTCAGGACACTTTGAGGCTTCCGTTGTGTTTAAAACAGTGTTTTCCTGTCTTCTGGGACCCCCAGATATTCCTATCGGGATATTCCTGACCATGTGCTGTGGGGTAACACCATTGATAAGGCCTCGGGGGTTGGGACACTGCCAGAATAGGAGGTGTGGGGGGAGATCATAAGAGGCTGTGAGTGGTTCATGTGACTGGACACTGTAGTGGTGAGAGCAGGCCATGTGCTGCCCTGTTCCACTGCCCTGCTTACTCTGCTCTTCCATGCTTTACGCTCATGACTGTCCCCCTTGTCTATCACCCCCTTCCTACCAGATGCCTGTCTGCACCACCCAGGGCTGCCCATCTTTCATGATGCCCTTAAGGTGGGTTTGCGATCTGCTGGCCCTGATTGCAGTCAGAGAATGCGTGACGCGACTCGTTCATTTCAATTACTTCTCTTTTCTCAGGGTTGGTCTTGCTGCAGAAAGAGGACCACAGACTTTTCAGAGTTCCTGTCTATCAAGGTGAAGGACGAATATTCATGAAAGGCCAACTGACTCATCTGTCAAGCATTATCTAGCGATACGTAGCACTTTTCCTGGTGTGATTTATGCTGTGCTCTAGGGATGTACCCGAGGGCGCCATAGCAACCAGAAACCACAGGAACCACTGCGTCCGGAGGTCACATCAGACAAAGGGGACTTGCAGAACCACAACAACAAGGAAATCATCTATACTGGGCCCAAATCTGCAGAGGCCCTGCAAAAGGAGAGACCCAGGtaccctgtctgtgtctctgttagCAATCGCCCACGTGTATTTCATTTTGTGGCAAAGCTGCAGTTCTTTCTAATGGTGTCTTGGTGCCCTACTAGCCTTGATGAGCCCAAGACCAAGCTGGCAGTGAAGGTGTCGACCTCATTGGCTCAGgtgctggagaagctgcagataACCCAGAAGGCAGAGGCACAGAAACAAGGTGAGGATGCCTCAGCCCTAAACGATCTTTGTCTGTCTCCATCTAGTGGTGAAATGCCTGCACTGATTCTCTTCTACTCACTTCATCCGGCCCTTCTTCTCACCATCCTCCGCCCTGTCCTTCTTCCTTTCTCCCCCGCAGAGAGCCAGGCTGTCATGTTCGGAACACGGTGCAAGAATGCAGGATGCAAAACAGTGGGTTATCTTTATGCGTGCCGTTTTGTGTCTTTATGGCGGTCAATTGTAATGCCAGCTAAATGTAGGCTGTGGCAGATTTGGTTGAGAGCCCGTTGGGAAACTAGGTCCTTTCCAGATGAAACAGCCACAGAATGTCACCATGATGGATTTAAGGTGGAATGATGGATTTAAGGTGGAATGCATGCCCACAACTTGTTTGGTTGGTGTGCTGTTTCACAGGTATACCAAGGAGAGGCTACTGATGCAGAGGTCTGCATCCACCACCCAGGGGTGCCAGTGTTCCATGAAGGGTAAGCCCCTCCCTGCCAGCCCTCTCCCCGGACCACCCCTCACTCCACAGTATGAATCATCAATTTACCCTCTGCTTTCACATGTGCCTCCCATTAACTGACCTATTATTTACACAGAAGAAGGAACTGTAAGTGAATTGTCACTCACAGATAAGCTCCACATAAACAGCGGATGATATAAGTGGATTATAAATTATGTAGCCATTAATTTTCAATGAATTGAACAACCACTTGATAGATCATTCTGTAAAAAAAAGACTGATTCCCCATTGTTCCATCGTCAGGTACAAGTACTGGAGTTGC
Encoded here:
- the zgc:92429 gene encoding cysteine and histidine-rich domain-containing protein 1, whose product is MTLLCYNKGCGVRFEEHENTDDACLHHPGLPIFHDALKGWSCCRKRTTDFSEFLSIKGCTRGRHSNQKPQEPLRPEVTSDKGDLQNHNNKEIIYTGPKSAEALQKERPSLDEPKTKLAVKVSTSLAQVLEKLQITQKAEAQKQESQAVMFGTRCKNAGCKTVYQGEATDAEVCIHHPGVPVFHEGYKYWSCCCIKTLDFNAFLDQKGCTNGKHRWIPKQDKKKVACRYDWHQTGNQVVITLYAKNANPEHSYVEANRTMLTVHIQFENDKVFHTDFYLWGVISVSKSSVSMVPTKVELMLSKADAVAWGKLEDPQAKAVAPAEPQEESYVDPNEMPDWDIDDDDISESEDEEPAPPK